Proteins co-encoded in one Bacillus sp. FSL H8-0547 genomic window:
- a CDS encoding DHHA1 domain-containing protein: MTKEKLTAYGVNHAEAANLVNILSSMARVRIWVFFIEYPKEIRVRIRSRNIPIDDIARRFGGGAHAFAAGSSIGSWEKADEEIEALNRKT, encoded by the coding sequence TTGACTAAGGAGAAACTGACTGCTTACGGGGTAAATCATGCGGAGGCGGCAAATCTTGTGAATATCCTGTCTTCGATGGCACGGGTTAGAATATGGGTCTTCTTTATTGAATATCCGAAAGAGATTCGCGTTAGGATTCGTTCAAGGAATATTCCGATTGATGACATCGCCCGCAGGTTTGGCGGCGGAGCGCACGCTTTTGCGGCAGGCTCTTCGATTGGATCATGGGAAAAAGCGGATGAAGAAATTGAAGCGTTGAATCGTAAAACTTAA
- a CDS encoding Imm6 family immunity protein: MRNLSFHDLQKEVKVGFVLTIAEKVFIKISVEDERYLDGREALDKCWLWVESQTVTGDELYELIDNPDFTGISEYAEEEDDLDIARIWSLMVDAVAYTSWEAFKSEGVKYLPQSLEGITTDSISTILDSAVETSFVKEEEINRMVTVVTEYSKSNLERLNKKEDFLILFDYKNV, from the coding sequence ATGAGAAATTTATCGTTTCATGACTTACAAAAAGAAGTTAAAGTCGGCTTTGTTTTAACAATTGCTGAAAAAGTGTTTATTAAAATTAGTGTAGAAGATGAAAGATACTTAGATGGTAGAGAAGCTTTAGATAAGTGTTGGTTATGGGTTGAATCTCAAACAGTAACTGGGGACGAATTATATGAGCTTATTGATAATCCAGACTTTACAGGAATTTCTGAATATGCAGAGGAAGAAGATGACTTAGATATTGCTAGAATTTGGTCCTTAATGGTTGATGCTGTCGCTTATACATCTTGGGAAGCATTCAAGAGTGAAGGAGTGAAGTACTTACCTCAATCATTAGAAGGAATCACAACTGACAGTATTAGCACTATATTGGATAGTGCGGTTGAAACCAGCTTTGTGAAAGAAGAAGAAATTAATAGAATGGTAACAGTTGTTACTGAATATAGTAAATCAAATCTAGAAAGGCTTAACAAGAAAGAAGATTTTTTAATTCTATTTGATTATAAAAATGTGTGA
- a CDS encoding GntP family permease codes for MPLIIVGIGIIALLVLIMGLKLNTFVSLIIVSFGVALALGMPLETIVKTIEAGLGGTLGHLALIFGLGAMLGKLIADAGGAQRIAMTLVNKFGVKNIQWAVVAASFIIGIALFFEVGLVLLIPIVFAIARQLRVSILYLGIPMTAALSVTHGFLPPHPGPTVIAGEFGADIGQVLLYGIIISIPTVLLAGPVFTKIAKKIVPDSFTKTGSIASLGEQKTFKLEDTPGFGISVFTALLPVILMSIATIITLVQNTAGVADNSFLAAIRFIGEAGTAMLISLLFAVYSMGLARKIPMKQVMDSCTTAITQIGMMLLIIGGGGAFKQVLIDGGVGTYVADLFEGTSMSPILLAWVIAAILRISLGSATVAALTTAGLVIPILGTTDVNLALVVLATGAGSLIASHVNDAGFWMFKEYFGLSMKETFATWTLLETIISVAGLLFILLLSLFI; via the coding sequence ATGCCTTTAATTATAGTTGGAATTGGAATTATAGCCTTATTGGTACTAATCATGGGCTTAAAACTAAATACGTTTGTTTCTTTAATCATCGTATCATTTGGAGTAGCACTTGCACTTGGAATGCCTCTTGAAACAATCGTCAAAACGATTGAAGCCGGATTAGGCGGAACACTTGGACACCTTGCCCTTATTTTTGGTCTTGGTGCAATGCTCGGTAAATTAATTGCAGACGCAGGCGGCGCCCAGCGTATTGCTATGACTCTCGTGAATAAATTCGGTGTGAAGAATATCCAGTGGGCTGTTGTCGCTGCATCTTTCATCATTGGTATAGCTCTTTTCTTTGAGGTTGGACTTGTCCTTTTAATTCCTATCGTTTTCGCCATTGCAAGACAATTACGAGTTTCCATTCTCTATCTCGGTATCCCGATGACAGCGGCTCTGTCTGTAACCCACGGCTTTTTGCCTCCTCATCCGGGTCCGACTGTTATAGCAGGTGAATTTGGGGCGGATATTGGCCAGGTTCTTCTTTACGGAATCATTATTTCCATTCCAACGGTTCTATTGGCAGGCCCCGTTTTTACAAAAATTGCGAAGAAGATTGTTCCTGATTCGTTCACGAAGACTGGAAGCATTGCCTCTTTGGGAGAACAAAAAACGTTTAAGCTTGAGGATACACCAGGTTTTGGCATCAGTGTATTTACTGCTTTGCTTCCAGTAATCCTGATGTCCATTGCAACCATTATTACTCTGGTACAAAACACAGCTGGAGTTGCAGATAATAGCTTCCTGGCCGCCATTCGGTTTATCGGTGAAGCCGGAACTGCCATGCTGATTTCCTTACTGTTTGCCGTCTATTCAATGGGACTTGCCCGAAAAATTCCAATGAAGCAGGTAATGGATTCTTGTACGACCGCCATTACTCAGATCGGTATGATGCTTCTGATCATTGGAGGCGGCGGTGCTTTCAAACAAGTATTGATTGATGGCGGTGTTGGAACCTACGTAGCCGATCTTTTTGAAGGAACTTCCATGTCACCCATCCTGCTTGCCTGGGTTATTGCAGCAATCCTTCGTATCTCGCTGGGATCTGCTACTGTGGCTGCGTTAACAACAGCCGGTCTCGTTATCCCAATACTGGGCACAACTGACGTAAACCTGGCTCTAGTTGTATTGGCAACAGGCGCAGGCAGCCTGATCGCTTCCCATGTAAATGATGCAGGTTTCTGGATGTTCAAAGAGTACTTCGGCCTGAGCATGAAAGAAACATTTGCCACTTGGACCTTGCTTGAAACCATCATTTCAGTAGCAGGACTTCTATTTATTCTGTTGCTGAGCCTGTTTATTTAA
- a CDS encoding YwqI/YxiC family protein produces the protein MGTEIKIHYGEIEEALSAMKAAIHTFQTDFPTGIGSGNDLEAIKKLNEVNEACQKAMETYKELLILNADATRQSVDQMKKADEHLSAAIAGGR, from the coding sequence TTGGGAACGGAAATAAAAATCCATTACGGAGAAATAGAAGAAGCTTTATCCGCCATGAAAGCGGCTATACACACCTTTCAGACTGATTTTCCTACAGGTATCGGTTCTGGAAATGACCTTGAAGCGATAAAAAAGCTGAACGAAGTAAATGAAGCCTGCCAGAAAGCGATGGAAACCTATAAGGAACTGCTTATCCTTAATGCAGATGCAACCCGGCAATCAGTTGATCAGATGAAAAAAGCTGACGAACATCTTTCCGCTGCGATCGCTGGAGGAAGGTGA
- a CDS encoding DUF3934 family protein, which yields MGKAKAKTKSSKGGTGGGTGKKGWNRWQASANKKKSFKPYTSKGTKQQNEEK from the coding sequence ATGGGAAAAGCTAAAGCAAAAACGAAGAGCAGTAAAGGCGGGACAGGTGGCGGAACAGGCAAAAAGGGCTGGAATCGCTGGCAGGCTAGCGCCAATAAAAAGAAGAGTTTTAAGCCTTATACAAGTAAGGGCACGAAACAGCAAAACGAAGAAAAATAG
- a CDS encoding GntR family transcriptional regulator, with protein sequence MENNTEFMYPEKWILKASIGDRITSELRMRIISGLIESGTILSENKIAADFSVSRSPVRDAMKTLASENMIRLERMGAVVVGLSEKEIQEIYDVRLLIETFVFERIVKEDTKDLERELHKIVEMMKVAIKYQDADEFSFQDVLFHETIIRSAGHSYIMMIWNNLKPVMESLILLSMRARFREKYEDFERILTNHELYINAIATKDRELMKMSLHQNFDDVQGKVDDLWMSQELLNKGVGEREE encoded by the coding sequence ATGGAGAACAACACAGAATTCATGTACCCGGAAAAATGGATTTTAAAAGCTTCCATCGGGGATCGCATCACATCGGAGCTTCGGATGCGTATTATTTCAGGGTTAATTGAAAGCGGAACCATTCTCTCTGAAAATAAGATAGCTGCTGATTTTTCTGTAAGCCGTTCACCCGTTCGTGATGCAATGAAGACTCTCGCATCGGAAAATATGATTCGGTTAGAACGGATGGGGGCAGTTGTTGTCGGACTGTCTGAGAAGGAAATTCAGGAGATATACGATGTTCGGCTGCTGATTGAAACGTTCGTGTTCGAAAGGATTGTCAAAGAAGATACAAAAGATCTGGAAAGAGAGCTTCATAAAATTGTGGAAATGATGAAGGTTGCAATCAAATATCAGGATGCAGATGAATTCTCTTTTCAGGATGTCCTTTTCCACGAAACCATCATCCGGTCTGCAGGTCATTCCTATATCATGATGATCTGGAACAATTTAAAGCCTGTTATGGAAAGCTTGATCCTGCTTTCAATGCGGGCCAGGTTCAGGGAGAAATACGAAGATTTTGAAAGGATCCTTACTAATCACGAACTCTATATCAATGCGATTGCAACAAAGGACCGTGAGCTCATGAAAATGTCGCTGCATCAAAACTTCGATGATGTACAGGGCAAAGTCGATGACCTTTGGATGTCTCAGGAACTGCTAAATAAAGGTGTCGGAGAAAGAGAAGAGTAG
- a CDS encoding methyl-accepting chemotaxis protein yields MKITIMLKVIMTSVLVLSGVTIISLVLLISSLINRQEAFDRQLEYQNLAVELKEASDYLTNEVRSYVQFGEREHFDNYWEEVNETKTRDRVVSRLEELNTPKPLLSLVEEAKQKSDTLINLEDAAMSAVEEEEDLDQARSLVFGKEYEQGKSQVLVPIETFQKDLAGYAAQYSEDLSRKMTVYLVVTGVSILTLLIVIIAGLFIFMRKINPLKEMTAIAQNVADGNLSAGRAESSSNDEVGILGQSINTMVDNLRGLIEEIGQASEQVAASAEELTASSEQSSSAAEGVTGVTQELASGSEKQLQAVREASGFIEKMIHSAEQMSDRAESVSASARSTSNRALDGNQSITVSVKQMTAIKENVSGLSVVIKELGIRSDEIGKIVDVITGIADQTNLLALNAAIESARAGEHGKGFAVVADEVRKLAEQSASSAQQISSLITLIQDFTHQAVTGMEETTKEVSAGLGMVSAAGHSFKGIIESTEEVADAVENMSVLVKQLVDNSEKVSRSTMTISHVAEETLDGAQTTAASTEEQLASMEEIAASSNMLANLAEDLQRVLAKFKV; encoded by the coding sequence ATGAAAATAACGATCATGTTAAAGGTGATAATGACTTCTGTACTTGTTTTATCCGGGGTCACCATCATCAGTTTGGTTCTTTTGATATCATCATTGATCAACCGGCAGGAAGCTTTTGACCGTCAGCTTGAGTATCAGAACCTGGCTGTAGAATTAAAGGAAGCTTCCGATTATTTAACCAATGAAGTTAGAAGCTATGTTCAGTTCGGTGAAAGGGAACATTTTGATAACTATTGGGAAGAGGTCAATGAAACTAAGACAAGAGACAGAGTGGTTTCAAGGCTTGAGGAATTAAATACCCCAAAGCCGCTGCTTTCACTTGTGGAGGAAGCAAAGCAAAAATCGGACACGCTGATTAATCTTGAAGATGCTGCAATGAGTGCGGTGGAAGAAGAAGAAGACTTGGACCAGGCAAGGTCGCTTGTGTTCGGAAAAGAGTATGAACAGGGCAAGTCACAGGTCCTGGTTCCGATCGAAACGTTCCAAAAGGATTTAGCAGGTTATGCTGCTCAATATTCAGAAGATCTAAGCAGGAAAATGACTGTCTATTTGGTTGTTACTGGAGTAAGCATTCTCACACTGTTGATTGTCATCATTGCAGGCTTGTTCATTTTTATGAGGAAAATAAATCCTCTTAAAGAGATGACCGCTATCGCTCAAAACGTTGCAGATGGAAACCTCTCTGCAGGACGCGCGGAGAGCTCGTCTAACGATGAGGTGGGGATTCTCGGTCAATCCATCAATACAATGGTGGACAATTTAAGAGGATTGATTGAGGAAATCGGACAGGCCTCAGAGCAGGTGGCAGCCAGTGCTGAAGAGCTGACAGCGAGCTCAGAGCAGAGCAGTTCGGCAGCGGAGGGAGTTACAGGAGTTACTCAGGAGCTCGCATCCGGATCAGAAAAGCAGCTTCAAGCAGTAAGGGAGGCATCGGGTTTTATTGAAAAGATGATACATAGCGCAGAACAGATGTCAGACCGTGCCGAGTCCGTTTCTGCTTCAGCAAGAAGCACATCTAATAGAGCGTTGGATGGAAACCAGTCGATCACGGTGTCTGTTAAGCAAATGACGGCCATTAAGGAAAATGTCAGCGGACTTTCTGTCGTCATTAAAGAATTAGGGATACGATCGGATGAAATCGGCAAAATTGTGGACGTGATCACAGGGATTGCTGATCAAACGAATCTTTTGGCGCTGAATGCCGCAATTGAAAGTGCACGGGCAGGAGAGCATGGAAAAGGGTTTGCGGTTGTAGCGGATGAAGTCCGTAAACTTGCTGAACAATCAGCATCATCTGCCCAGCAAATCTCAAGCCTGATTACGTTGATCCAGGATTTTACTCATCAGGCTGTAACCGGAATGGAAGAGACTACAAAAGAAGTATCTGCGGGGCTCGGCATGGTTTCGGCAGCAGGACATTCTTTTAAAGGGATTATCGAGTCGACAGAAGAGGTCGCCGATGCAGTTGAGAACATGTCGGTCCTTGTAAAACAGCTTGTGGACAACTCTGAAAAAGTATCCCGCTCCACGATGACCATTTCCCATGTTGCCGAAGAAACGCTTGATGGAGCTCAAACAACAGCAGCGTCAACGGAGGAACAGCTTGCCTCGATGGAAGAAATCGCGGCTTCGTCCAATATGCTGGCAAATTTGGCAGAGGATCTTCAGCGGGTTCTCGCAAAATTCAAGGTGTAA
- a CDS encoding DUF5082 family protein, with the protein MSLSAQNSKLRDLEEKLSRLRTCSSQLSDHQYDFFSSRHLAAEPDLTPDTWYGELSNEFHRIRENDIQPAHEEIHMAQFRDVFQVLDQKIQQIMTEINHVKAAIASLEAEERREALLSEKTR; encoded by the coding sequence TTGTCTTTATCAGCCCAAAACTCAAAGCTGCGCGACTTGGAAGAGAAGCTTTCTCGCCTGCGCACATGCAGCAGCCAATTGTCTGATCACCAGTATGACTTTTTCAGCAGCCGGCACCTCGCGGCAGAACCGGATTTAACGCCAGATACATGGTACGGTGAGCTGTCCAATGAGTTTCATAGAATTCGGGAAAACGACATACAGCCCGCGCATGAGGAGATTCATATGGCTCAATTTCGTGATGTATTCCAGGTGCTGGATCAAAAAATCCAGCAGATTATGACAGAGATCAACCATGTAAAAGCAGCCATTGCCTCACTTGAAGCAGAAGAACGAAGAGAAGCATTGCTTTCGGAAAAAACCCGGTAA
- a CDS encoding LXG domain-containing protein — MTHVLDADAFHSAIDKTKEKITSQTEQIKQLETAVKGIVDLEDAFKGEGGEAIRFFYEKHHLPVMSSYSAFLAHYQTTLDSMKKSLHNLEPSRSGYIRRSFLDQQVEQDLTRARDRTNQLTNETNATINRVADIVALPKIDDRFFAEMVEKARREKNQTSEQLSEFDHRQASLLTNLENELQTVVKKVNDLQNLFQPATVKTDGQVQGASCEKPATTDVKEDKNLLQIFGDVLAGIVEGIYQFVKDLVVGLFDLIIAIFTDFPGLVMGIINAVINIDETIGAMIGALEAAWERDVINGDARSRSRFFTYGTLSIAATFFTGGLDKVSKAGKLSKLGKLADAEKPKSIPFNVMDTAKLKDYMKETVIKEAHRYKKQINDFVQSNLFKTIVNMKALSNQAADIYRKAKHVLNPEKINVLLKKTYEDVMKGPLVRTKMGMGRMVDAVMNTPISRALAFNGPMDSDTLRDVAKNAGDTIVNASKSVERVVGDVSGKIEDLVRGTGNRKIQLDKEELDALRKKWNVPETNTIAVGKTDVKGLEHLTFEGGSPEVRKEAGLPSLDTILPNREFRAPYDHLKNPKLAQFTRHAEEGVLNEFDSAINKAGISPISVTGTLKIHQSNPRGVCNKCSKGLLKPYPIEKSGIFFQASKKYPNLIIDVTSEVDNSVKVNGLLSFKLKDGKIIK, encoded by the coding sequence ATGACACATGTACTTGATGCTGATGCCTTTCACTCGGCCATTGACAAAACGAAAGAAAAAATAACGTCACAGACAGAGCAGATCAAGCAGCTTGAAACGGCGGTAAAGGGAATCGTTGATCTCGAAGATGCCTTCAAAGGTGAAGGCGGGGAGGCCATCCGCTTTTTCTATGAAAAGCATCACCTCCCTGTCATGTCGAGCTACTCTGCCTTTCTCGCACACTATCAAACAACGCTCGACAGCATGAAAAAATCACTCCACAACCTGGAGCCCTCCCGTTCAGGCTATATCCGCCGGAGTTTTCTTGACCAGCAGGTCGAACAGGATTTAACCAGAGCCAGAGATCGGACAAACCAGCTGACGAACGAAACGAACGCCACCATTAACAGAGTCGCTGACATCGTAGCACTGCCGAAAATAGACGACCGCTTCTTCGCAGAAATGGTGGAGAAAGCGAGACGAGAAAAAAATCAAACGAGCGAACAGCTCTCAGAATTCGACCATCGCCAGGCTTCGCTCCTGACGAACCTTGAGAATGAACTGCAGACGGTCGTAAAAAAAGTAAACGACTTGCAAAATCTTTTCCAGCCGGCTACTGTAAAAACAGATGGACAAGTCCAGGGCGCCAGCTGTGAAAAACCGGCCACCACGGATGTAAAAGAGGATAAAAATCTCCTCCAAATCTTCGGAGATGTCTTAGCCGGAATCGTCGAAGGAATCTACCAGTTTGTCAAAGATCTTGTCGTAGGCCTCTTTGACCTGATCATCGCCATTTTCACAGATTTCCCTGGACTGGTCATGGGCATCATAAACGCCGTCATCAACATCGACGAAACCATCGGCGCCATGATAGGGGCCCTTGAAGCTGCATGGGAACGCGACGTCATCAACGGCGACGCCCGAAGCAGATCACGGTTCTTTACCTACGGCACCCTTTCAATTGCTGCCACCTTCTTCACAGGCGGCCTCGACAAAGTCAGCAAAGCCGGCAAACTGAGCAAACTCGGAAAACTGGCTGATGCAGAAAAACCAAAAAGCATTCCCTTCAACGTCATGGACACTGCAAAACTCAAAGACTACATGAAGGAAACCGTCATAAAAGAAGCCCACCGCTACAAAAAACAGATTAACGATTTTGTCCAGTCCAACCTGTTCAAAACCATCGTCAACATGAAAGCCCTCAGCAACCAGGCAGCGGACATCTACAGAAAAGCCAAGCATGTGTTGAATCCGGAGAAAATCAACGTCCTTTTGAAAAAGACTTATGAGGATGTTATGAAGGGGCCGCTGGTTCGGACGAAGATGGGGATGGGGCGGATGGTGGATGCTGTAATGAATACACCAATTTCAAGAGCACTTGCATTCAATGGACCTATGGATTCGGATACTTTGAGGGATGTAGCAAAAAATGCTGGGGATACAATTGTTAATGCTTCGAAGAGCGTTGAGAGGGTTGTTGGGGATGTAAGTGGAAAAATTGAAGATTTGGTTAGGGGTACGGGTAACAGGAAAATCCAATTGGATAAAGAAGAATTGGATGCACTTCGTAAAAAGTGGAATGTTCCTGAAACTAATACTATTGCAGTAGGAAAAACGGATGTTAAAGGACTTGAACATTTGACTTTTGAAGGCGGATCACCAGAAGTTAGAAAAGAGGCAGGATTACCTTCATTAGATACAATCTTACCTAACAGGGAGTTCAGAGCTCCATATGATCATCTGAAAAATCCTAAATTAGCACAGTTTACGAGGCATGCGGAAGAAGGAGTATTAAATGAATTTGATTCCGCAATTAATAAAGCTGGCATTTCACCAATTTCAGTAACAGGTACATTGAAAATTCACCAATCTAACCCCCGAGGTGTCTGTAATAAATGTAGTAAGGGGTTACTGAAACCTTATCCCATCGAGAAAAGTGGAATATTTTTTCAGGCTAGTAAAAAATATCCTAATTTAATTATAGATGTAACATCAGAAGTTGATAACAGTGTTAAAGTAAATGGATTGTTATCTTTCAAATTAAAAGATGGTAAAATTATTAAGTAA